In a genomic window of Vulpes vulpes isolate BD-2025 chromosome 6, VulVul3, whole genome shotgun sequence:
- the VRTN gene encoding vertnin: protein MTSREQLIQQVLQELQEAVESEGLEGLVSAALEAKQVLSSFTLPSSREGGSSPQVLEVDSVALSLYPEDAPRNMLPLVCKGEGSLLFEAASVLLWGDVGFSLELRARTVVEMLLHRHYYLQGMIDSKVMLQAVRYSLCSEESPEMTSLPSATLEAIFDADVKATCFPSSFSNVWHLYALASVLQRNIYSIYPMRNLKIRPYFNRVIRPRRCDHVPATLHIMWAGQPLTSHLFRHQYFAPVVGLEEVEAEGAAGPAPGPLAPLPASANTLELLNREPGLRYSHLCRRYRVTKTTFYRWRRQSQEQRQKVAARFSAKHFLQDSFHRGGVVSLQQFLQRFPEISRSSYYAWKQELLGSGTCPALAPQEEQGAKGLGGSSRPSSPGVILMQRAKLYLEHCISLNTLVPYRCFKRRFPGISRSTYYNWRRKALHRNPSFKPAPALSTPGAPQPASVPEEALLPWKSEVGEGAGKATVGGPPAPHEFLPPKVPLSRWQRRLRRAARKQVLSGHLPFCRFRLRYPSLSPSTFWAWKSLARSWPRNLSKFQMQAPTLGKVGIQAAEEKQEKEAGGDVIAVNAPPAGAPLQVGASPGEDPGKAQEGPSREGAITQGQPHSRFLSSHPVAEAAAGGRDGQVLVMDMLATTKFKAQAKLFLQKRFQSKSFPSFKEFSALFPLTARSTYYMWKRALYDGLTLVDG from the coding sequence ATGACCTCTCGGGAGCAGCTGATACAGCAGGTGCTGCAGGAGCTGCAGGAGGCGGTGGAATCGGAAGGCCTGGAGGGTCTGGTCAGTGCTGCTCTGGAGGCCAAGCAGGTCCTGTCGTCCttcaccctcccctccagccggGAGGGGGGCTCCAGCCCCCAGGTGCTGGAGGTGGACTCCGTGGCCCTGAGCCTGTACCCGGAGGATGCTCCCCGGAACATGCTGCCGCTGGTGTGCAAAGGCGAGGGCAGCCTGCTCTTCGAGGCGGCCAGCGTGCTGCTGTGGGGTGATGTGGGGTTCAGCCTGGAGCTGCGGGCCCGCACCGTGGTGGAGATGCTGCTGCATAGACACTACTACCTCCAGGGCATGATCGACTCCAAGGTGATGCTGCAGGCCGTGCGCTATTCCCTGTGCTCTGAGGAGTCCCCTGAGATGACCAGCCTGCCGTCCGCCACCCTGGAGGCCATCTTCGACGCGGACGTCAAGGCCACTTGCTTCCCTAGTAGCTTCTCCAACGTGTGGCACTTGTACGCCCTGGCCTCTGTCCTTCAACGCAACATCTACTCCATCTACCCCATGCGAAACCTCAAGATCCGGCCCTACTTTAACCGGGTCATCCGGCCTCGCCGCTGTGACCACGTGCCGGCCACGCTGCACATCATGTGGGCCGGCCAGCCCCTCACCAGCCACCTCTTCCGCCACCAGTACTTTGCCCCCgtggtggggctggaggaggtggaggcCGAAGGTGCCGCTGGCCCTGCCCCGGGCCCTCTGGCCCCGCTGCCGGCCTCGGCCAACACCCTGGAGCTGCTCAACCGCGAGCCTGGCCTCCGCTACTCCCACCTCTGCCGGCGCTACCGCGTCACCAAGACCACCTTCTACCGCTGGCGGCGGCAGTCGCAGGAGCAGCGGCAGAAGGTGGCCGCCCGCTTCTCGGCCAAGCACTTCCTGCAGGACAGCTTCCACCGCGGCGGTGTCGTGTCGCTGCAGCAGTTCCTCCAGAGGTTCCCCGAGATCTCCCGCTCCTCCTACTACGCCTGGAAGCAAGAGCTCCTGGGCTCTGGCacctgcccagccctggccccccaggaggagcagggggccAAGGGGCTGGGAGGCTCCTCGCGGCCGTCAAGCCCTGGAGTGATCTTAATGCAGCGGGCCAAGTTGTACCTGGAGCACTGCATCTCCCTGAACACGCTGGTCCCCTACCGTTGCTTCAAACGCAGGTTCCCCGGCATCTCCCGGTCCACGTACTACAACTGGCGCCGGAAGGCCCTTCACAGGAACCCCAGCTTCAAGCCGGCACCAGCCCTGTCCACCCCGGGGGCTCCCCAGCCAGCCTCTGTTCCGGAAGAGGCTCTGCTCCCTTGGAAGAGTGAGGTGGGAGAGGGGGCAGGCAAAGCAACGGTGGGGGGACCACCCGCCCCCCACGAGTTTCTGCCCCCAAAGGTGCCCCTGTCCCGTTGGCAGAGGCGCCTGCGCAGGGCTGCCCGCAAGCAGGTGCTCAGTGGGCACCTCCCCTTCTGTCGCTTCCGCCTCCGCTACCCCAGCCTCTCGCCCTCCACCTTCTGGGCTTGGAAGAGTCTTGCCCGGAGCTGGCCCAGAAACCTGTCCAAATTCCAGATGCAGGCCCCCACCCTGGGCAAAGTGGGGATACAGGCAGctgaggagaagcaggagaaagaagcTGGTGGAGATGTGATTGCTGTGAATGCCCCCCCTGCTGGGGCCCCCCTGCAGGTGGGGGCTTCTCCAGGAGAGGATCCAGGGAAAGCCCAGGAAGGGCCTTCCAGAGAGGGGGCCATCACCCAGGGCCAGCCCCACAGCAGGTTCCTGTCCAGCCACCCTGTGGCAGAGGCAGCAGCGGGTGGCAGGGACGGCCAGGTGCTGGTGATGGACATGCTCGCCACCACAAAGTTCAAGGCCCAGGCCAAGCTGTTCTTGCAGAAGCGCTTCCAGTCTAAGAGTTTCCCCTCCTTCAAGGAGTTCAGCGCCCTCTTTCCGCTCACGGCCCGCTCTACCTACTACATGTGGAAGCGGGCACTGTATGATGGCCTCACCTTGGTGGATGGCTGA